CTGTAGCCAGCAGCTATTTCATTGCTCTGCCAGTGCCGGTTGGCTTAGGAAAAAGAAGAAAATTTGCTGCGGAATGACTGAATCAACTGGGGAAAGTGGGCGAGATGCTTGACCCACTGGTAGACCATGAGGGTATAACTTTCCTGAGCCAGAAAACGTAGTTTGGACTGGGTAGCGGTATAACGGGTAGTAGGGGTGGGAGAAACCTGTACATCCAATCCTAAGTCGCGGGCCATGATACAGGCTCGCGCCAAGTGATAGGGATCGCTAACAATAATAAAAGTGTCTATATCATTATCTTCAGCAAGTGCCTGAGCATTCACCAGATTCTGCCAAGTGTCACGTGAATGATTTTCATAAATGATATCGCTGGCATCTACACCATTGCGAATAGCATAACGACGACCTACCGCTGCTTCAGTCATAAAACCACTGCGCGGACTACCACCGGTGAATAGTATTTTTTTTACTTTTCCCGCGCGATAAAGATTGATGGCATGATTGATACGTTCACGAAAAACCGGTGACGGGCGCTTATCCCATGCCGCAGCACCGAGCACAATGGCTGCATCGGCTTCACTGAGCAGCTGCGGATGGCTAAACTGATAGACAGTCGCCATACTGATGGCGTAATTGGCGGCAACAAACAAGCTACCGGCAGTAATCACACTACGCAGACAATACCAGAAGCCGAAGCGTGTGCCATTGGACATTTATTGCTCTAATAAGGCTTCAATATTGGTTAACGGCCGGCCGATGGCTGCATGATCGCCAAAGACAGCAATAGGACGCTCAATGAGAATAGGATGGGCAGCCATAGCAGCAATCAAGGTATCTTCATCTGCCTCTACCAGATTGAGCTGTGCATATAAATCATCTTTGCTGCGCATCATCTCCCTTGCAGAATGGATGGCTAGCTTCTGCTTTAGCGCGCGAATCTGTGCCTCGGATAATGGTTCGGTCAGGTAGGGAATGACTTTAGTGTTGACATTGCGAACCTGTAGTAAAGACAAGGCGGCACGGGATTTAGAACAATTAGGGTTATGATACAGTATGACGGTATTTGTCATGATTATCCCTGAACTTCAAAATAAATGGAAAATCTAAATAGG
This portion of the Snodgrassella alvi genome encodes:
- a CDS encoding YdcF family protein; the encoded protein is MSNGTRFGFWYCLRSVITAGSLFVAANYAISMATVYQFSHPQLLSEADAAIVLGAAAWDKRPSPVFRERINHAINLYRAGKVKKILFTGGSPRSGFMTEAAVGRRYAIRNGVDASDIIYENHSRDTWQNLVNAQALAEDNDIDTFIIVSDPYHLARACIMARDLGLDVQVSPTPTTRYTATQSKLRFLAQESYTLMVYQWVKHLAHFPQLIQSFRSKFSSFS
- the arsC gene encoding arsenate reductase (glutaredoxin) (This arsenate reductase requires both glutathione and glutaredoxin to convert arsenate to arsenite, after which the efflux transporter formed by ArsA and ArsB can extrude the arsenite from the cell, providing resistance.); the protein is MTNTVILYHNPNCSKSRAALSLLQVRNVNTKVIPYLTEPLSEAQIRALKQKLAIHSAREMMRSKDDLYAQLNLVEADEDTLIAAMAAHPILIERPIAVFGDHAAIGRPLTNIEALLEQ